The nucleotide sequence atgtcctgctgtgtgtggtGGACGGATCCTACTGGGTCATTTTGTCTGGGACTATTGACAGAGCTCAGGATGTGCCCTGTGCATATTGATGTGTGGACTCCTGAGGGGTTGAGAGAGCTGAAGGCAGTGTGATACTGAGGCTGACTGGTGGGGGTGATAGAGGAATGGATGGGTGTCTGGGACCTGGTCTGATTATGTGTAGGGTCAGAGGCTGTTTGAACACCCAGAGAAGGATGGGTGTAGCCAGAATTTACTGGGGAACATATGGGAAGAGtgttgctcattgtgggaacagAGGCATTGTAGGCCGCATGTGGGGCCTGACAAACCACCGGGAAGCTACTGAAGGCAGAGCTGAGGCCCAACAGGGACGGACATCTTTGGCCATGTGAGTGGTTCATGTAAGGAGAGTTTGGAGTTGTTCTGGAGGTTTGGAAGGGGCTACACTGGCTCTGCAGCCTGTGAGCTGAGGCCGCTTCTCTGTCAGAGCAGCACAAGTGTAGACAGGATGGCATGCGGCTCGATGAGTGCAGCAAGGTGGGACTTCTAGCCTGGGAGGCCATCCCAGTGCAGCCCCACACGCTGCTGGTAGGGTGACTAATTGCTTCATGATGGAGGTGCAGTCCAGTGGCAATGTTTAAAGGGATGTGGGGCTGCCACTCACTGGAAGCAGTAACATTAGGACTGGGAGCCATCTGTATTCCACAGGAGTGTGAAGAGCCTGGAGAGGTGTAATGGAGCATGGCCATATGAGACTGTAGGTAATTCATTATGTCATGGAGCTCCTTGGCGAGGCTGGAGACATCTTGGTTCAAGTTATTCACCTAAAAAGCAGAAGTAATAGAAAGTTGTCTTGGGGCATATGTgaagtttaatgtttttatgtagtttatcaaagataaaaacagagaTATACCTGAAAGGAAAAGATAAAAGTCTAGTTGTTGAGAACATACAGTCCACTataaacatgccagatttttcATTAGGATCCATGTattattctctaagaaatcaacaacaattttgaaaaatgcaacattaaagtgggaaaaaaaatcctggacgCAGGATGAGTTCTTCCTTTATaccacatcctcccaccaaatgtcttgcttacaaacagacaaatgggCAGGAGTGATAACAAAacatccttggtggaggtgatgaaTTTCAAAAGAGCAGGGTCTGTTAATACTGTGCATTATCAGATGTGAAGAAGcaacatatattttatacagtAAAAATTTTGTAATctaaaaaatgaatgtgttgatgAAGTGCATACAAGATAATgtaagtttttctgttttcatgtaaTCATGTTTGTCTAATTTTGAGCTTACCTCTTTATTCAGCTTGCTTATGTTTTGTCTCACTTCCTCTGTTTCCAGAAGCAGGTTAGCACTCGCTTGTAACCGGtctgaaaaagcaaaaaaatgagTTTGTACTTATATTAAATATCATAGTGTGTAGTTCACTTTTCAAGACTTTACCTGTTACATTCGTCTTGGCTTCACTCTGCTCAACATTAAACTGAAATGCGAAACTATTGTCCTCAATTCCATCCACGACCCTGAACAGACACAAATCAATGTTAAATCACTTTGAATAGATGCAAACTGaatattgatttatatttggatGTAGCAGGATGGCCAGGTTACCTGGGGCTAAGGTCCAGTGGACTAACACAAGGTAAGGATGGCATTAGCAGCTGGGCAGGCCGATGGTTCGAGTCTGTGTCAGTGGTAAGACTTGgcaagggagagaaagagagctcctctctctctttgtatgCCTGAGGAGAGGGGCTGCCTCTGCTGCCTTGGATGGGTGACCGACAGAGGTGGAGTGCGTTAATGTGGCGGAGCTCCTCCCCCAACATGGTGCTGAGACAGGGCTGATGGACGGGGCTGCCCATTCCCTGCAGCAGAGGCACTATTCTCTGCTGAGAGTGTCTCATACCATCCTCGTGTTCTGCATCATCTGCCTCAATGATAAACGGTAGCTTGTGGTCCACAGATACATGACTCTGAAGAGAGGGGGAAGTTGTGGAAATGATTTGAAGCTCCTGGAGTCAGTTTTTTCATGGGTAACACAACCATCATGTCACTGTACCACCAGGGCTTCAACATAAAGTATGGCATCACATTTACTGTTGACAAAATGAATCTCTAGTGTAAATTAGCAGATATTACCTTTCATCTCTATTCTCTTTATATCAGAATTCAAGTTACCCCGCAATGTTAAATTTCTGAAAAACAATCTCACTGGGGGCAACAGTAAGATGTCTCATACCTGGTGCATAATGAAGTGTgcacaaaaaactaaattaacaaGAAAGTCACTGGGTACAGCAGaactctgccaaggcccaacagtcccctaatgaaacTACATTCAAGTTCACTAGATCCAAATTCTTATTTGGTTCGGCACCAATTGCCCACTCATTAATAGTCTCCTtacatgtcagattttttcccatcaagatccaCTAATTATTCTTTGAAAAAATCAGTGCTTTCactaagttttgtggaaattggTCCTGTAGTGTTGCGTAAtcttataaacaaacaaaccaaccaacaaacaaacaaaccaacgtgaaaacataacctccagaGGTAACAAAGGTTGCAAAGACGTCTTTTCCTTTTATCATAAACTAGGGTCTTCAAGCGTCACACAGACTTGATTTCCTCTTGTAGAATCCTTTAGTTAGCTTATGCCCTTCCTTTTAGTTCTATATGTTGCCAGTATAGCTCATGTACCTGTGGCCTCTGTGCTGTGtctttcatttgcttttttctcttttatctcaGCTGTGTGCTGTTTTCAATATTAACCATAACAGGTTTTCAGTGAAGCAGACCGATGTCTTATGATGTGAACACAGTTCGTACTGAAACTGACTGCCAGATGTAACAGGATCAGATCAAAGCTGAAATAATAAGCTTAGTGAGGAACACATACCTGAGACAATCTGGGTGTCCATGGGAACCTTGCTACTCCCTGgagatataaataataaaaataacaattaattacacctttatattctatatttagTAGTAAAGTAGCCAAAGGCATTTTTCAGTAGAGCAGGAACTATAAAATTGAATTCTGTCTCTCTATGCAGTATTCTCCACAAAACATCAGATGTCTTACATCAGTTTTGCTGCCCTCTCTCAAATTGTAGGTGAGGTTGTGGTGGATGTCAGAGCTGAAGCGGCTGCCGTACTCTGGGTACAGCCTGAGGACCTCCATCAAAGCCTTGACACTGATGTACTGCAAGTCGCAGTAGGTCAGTGCCTTCACATCTGCATTTGTCTTGATCACCTGGTCACGTTCCGGGAGATCAGCCCCGATAAGGTCACCTTTGCCTACAGAGATTGTGGGGTTAAGCGAAGGAGATACAACAAAGCCAAAGAAGCAAAAACAAGCAACAGAGGATATATCCCAAGTTTGCTTGCACACTGACCCAGAATGGCTATGACCATGCCGTCTTTCAGAACCTCCAGGGAACCCGAGCAGACGAAATAGTTGGCTTGTAGGGCATCTCCGTGGCGGATGAGGTATTCTCCTGGTGCACAGAAGGAGGTCTTGATGTGCAGGGAAAGGGAGCGCAGACACCCTCTGCTTGCTCGCTCAAACACAGGCAGCTGCAGGATGTCTTTGTTAAGATGCATGGCGATGTCAGCTCGCAGCTCGTCTGGGAAGTCATGCagcaactgaaacacaacacaggaaaaAGAATGTGTCAAGTCTGTATACACCTTTGCAATGCTTCTGACAGTCCAACAGGTCCACTGAATACTTGAATACTTCCAATGCCCCTAAGCCCATGCACCAAAACAAAAACCATAGTGGTTTGATGCACTCGTGGGATGTGTCAAGCCGCTAAGTAAAAACAGACATGAGGTGTTAAAACCAACAAGTTCTCAGAAACCAGTCACAGTGTCTGCTACCTTCAACAGTGAATAAATTACCTACAGATGGCGATAGCGAGGGCGTTAATGAGTACTATCTATATATCAACTCCTACCCTTGTAATTACAGGGTACTTCTCCTAGATTGGTGCTGCTATTGTTACTGATGTGTCATCAACTTTAGAAAATGGAATAAGACTCCAGAGAATTTTTGAGATGACCCACATTTCAAGATTCTAGCACCCACACAAAAAGACATTACTGCAGCCCACGCAGTCATCAGCTCATATAGAGTTAAGTTACTTATTCAAAAAGTTATTAAACTTCCTATTTGGgccaaaatatttgtttaaaccACACTACACTGCTACTTTCTGTCACTCACCTCATTGGCGTTGATGCCATTGTTGACTGACCAGGTGGCCTGAAAGTACTCCAGCATcctctgcttcagctgctgAGGTAACCGATGCACACGGATGAAGTCCTTCAGATCCTTCATTCGGGTGTGGTAGAGCGAGCGCCGCGAGTACATGCGCTGGATGATGGCTGTCACATTGCCGAAGACCACTGCATGCATCAGGGCTGCAGGTGGGAGAGAGAGCGGCTGACGTTTTGGTGTTCTCAGAACATTAAATTAATTTGGTGAATTTTTTCTGTGAACCCACCACCCATGAGCATGatgcagatggagaagacttTCTCGGCATCCGTATTGGCACACACGTTGCCAAAACCGACACTTGTGAGGCTGCTGAGGGTGAAGTAGAGCGAGGCGATATAGGCACTCGGCATGGAGGGACCACCCATGGTGCTGTTGACGTATGGGGTCTCCAGACGCTTTCCTAACTCCTGAAGCCAGCCTGGTGGATGAGGTCAGAACATTGTTGGATCTTAGGTGACTAAGGTGAATAGGTGACTATTCTGACAGTTTAATATGAAGGTTGTACTTTCATATTGCaactccctctcttctctcccctctttttcacccacttctcccttctctcctccattttcctctgctcaccccaactggtcgaggcagatggcagagattttttttttctccatcatttTAGGGTCTCAACCTTACTATGTAGAGAGCCTTGAAATTTTGTATGTTATGatttcaatcaattaatcaatgaattcattttaattggTTGCGAGATCCTCTGCCTTTAACCCTCAGTGAGAGTTATGAAAAATGTGCCACTACAATAGAAAAATTGAATGGAaactaaatgtttgtgttttagaaaTCTGCTTCAACAGATGACCATCTCTCCTTCGGTAGGTGATATAATGTGAAGTTTTATAACTCATCCTGGTGATGTAATGGTATTACTCAGTGACCTTTACTTCCTCTGCGTGGACAAGCTAGTTGTTGAAATGATGCTGCAGCTTTCAGGCATTCAAGCATGACAAGAGCTGTGCAGAACTAGCCCACTGGGGAGGCATTAAAAAAGGTTGTGCAATGCCAGACAAGTGAGGAACAACATTACACtcttgaatatttttttgtgagacctatcaaacacaaacatacacatgcgCTTACCTATGTCCCAGGTAACGGGGTCACTACTCTCTATCTCTTTGCGTCCGATGACGTACCAGACACAAGCCATCCAGTGAGCcagcagagcaaacacagacatgagCAGGGTCAGGACCACGGCGCTGTACTGAGAGTAGCGATCCAATTTCTGCAAGAGGCGCAGCAGGCGCAGCAGACGGACCGTCTTCAACAAATGCACAAGCGAGGTCTAAAGTTGAGGAGAGGGAAAACAGGAAATATAAGCTGGATCAGATTAATCAAAGTCCCTTGATCTATTGATCACACAGGGGGGTTGAATATCTTTGAATATCTTCTGCAGTCTTTTAGGACACATTTGCAGTCTGAATGCTAAACTGTATAAAAGCATGCTTGGCATTCATAGAActaatgtgaatattttcaaaaaaagatTTCTACATTCCATAGCAGGTGTTTTACTTCCCACCTTTTTCTGAATTAATTTGATAATAGAATATTTCAATTTCGAAGAAACAGTGCCTTTAGTATATGGTTCAATATAGTCTTAAGATCCATACGTTTGGGACATGAGGCCCTAAAAATGTCGGAgttgaagaaaactgaaaaaattagCAGACGGAAGTGGAAACTTGTGCTGCAGAGATGGTCATTAATACAGAAATC is from Paralichthys olivaceus isolate ysfri-2021 chromosome 5, ASM2471397v2, whole genome shotgun sequence and encodes:
- the kcnh4a gene encoding potassium voltage-gated channel subfamily H member 4a translates to MPVMKGLLAPQNTFLESIANHFDGTHSNFLLGNAQGRHGYPIVYCSDGFCELTGFVRSEVMQKTCTCSFLHGVETNESAIQQLDKALEGQREYQGEVCFYRKNGNPFWCLLDIVPIKNEKSEVVLFLLSFKDVTESHGKSYHYGQGEGTSEAAYQSRKSNQSHFSQARERGRTILHHLTKRGNRKLTDSVFQKPSLPEYKVAAVKKSRFILLHYSISKALWDWLILLATFYVAVTVPYDVCFASHDEGSDHHSLGNHSTKGSDIAVEVLFILDIILNFRTTYVSQSGQVVYDARSIYLHYCTTWFFVDLIAALPFDLLYAFNITVTSLVHLLKTVRLLRLLRLLQKLDRYSQYSAVVLTLLMSVFALLAHWMACVWYVIGRKEIESSDPVTWDIGWLQELGKRLETPYVNSTMGGPSMPSAYIASLYFTLSSLTSVGFGNVCANTDAEKVFSICIMLMGALMHAVVFGNVTAIIQRMYSRRSLYHTRMKDLKDFIRVHRLPQQLKQRMLEYFQATWSVNNGINANELLHDFPDELRADIAMHLNKDILQLPVFERASRGCLRSLSLHIKTSFCAPGEYLIRHGDALQANYFVCSGSLEVLKDGMVIAILGKGDLIGADLPERDQVIKTNADVKALTYCDLQYISVKALMEVLRLYPEYGSRFSSDIHHNLTYNLREGSKTDGVARFPWTPRLSQSHVSVDHKLPFIIEADDAEHEDGMRHSQQRIVPLLQGMGSPVHQPCLSTMLGEELRHINALHLCRSPIQGSRGSPSPQAYKEREELSFSPLPSLTTDTDSNHRPAQLLMPSLPCVSPLDLSPRVVDGIEDNSFAFQFNVEQSEAKTNVTDRLQASANLLLETEEVRQNISKLNKEVNNLNQDVSSLAKELHDIMNYLQSHMAMLHYTSPGSSHSCGIQMAPSPNVTASSEWQPHIPLNIATGLHLHHEAISHPTSSVWGCTGMASQARSPTLLHSSSRMPSCLHLCCSDREAASAHRLQSQCSPFQTSRTTPNSPYMNHSHGQRCPSLLGLSSAFSSFPVVCQAPHAAYNASVPTMSNTLPICSPVNSGYTHPSLGVQTASDPTHNQTRSQTPIHSSITPTSQPQYHTAFSSLNPSGVHTSICTGHILSSVNSPRQNDPVGSVHHTQQDIACSLLNQVADRGSRASLYQERTDNVETYDSE